The Cylindrospermum stagnale PCC 7417 genome segment ACGTCCCCAATCAGGCTTAGTTCACATTGCCGATACCCTGATTAATAATTTCCAAGATATTGAAGCTCGAAATCAAGGTATCGCCTTGCCGGGTATTCCCTGCGGCTTTTATGATTTAGATGCCAATACCGGCGGCTTTCAGCGTTCTGATTTGATTATCGTTGCTGCTAGGCCATCAATGGGGAAAACGGCCTTCTGCTTGAACATCGCTCATAACATTGCTGCTGGTTATAAATTACCAGTTGCTATTTTTAGTTTAGAAATGTCAAAAGAGCAATTGGTGCAACGTTTATTAGCTAGCGAGGCGCAAATTGAAAGTAGTTATCTCCGGAGTGGACGACTTAGCCAATCTCAGTGGGAACCGTTAAGCCGTGCTATTGGTATGCTCTCAGAAATGCCAATTTATATTGATGACACAGCGAATATTACAGTTAACCAAATGCGTAGTCAAGCGCGGCGACTGCAAGCAGAACAGAATATGCAATTAGGATTAATCGTGATAGATTACTTGCAATTAATGGAAGGAGCAGGTGATAATCGCGTTCAAGAATTATCAAAAATTACGCGTCAACTCAAAGGTTTAGCGCGTGAATTATCTGTACCAATTATTGCCCTATCTCAGTTGAGTCGAGCAGTGGAAGCACGCACCAATAAACGCCCGATCTTATCTGATTTGCGCGAATCTGGTTGTTTAACAGGCGATACTTTAGTAACAATTGCAAGTAGTGGAAAACGAGTTCCAATTAAAGAGTTGGTAGGTAAATCTGGTTTTGAAGTCTGGGCATTGAATGAAGAAACATTAAAGCTTGAAACTGCTACTGTAAATCATGCTTTTTCAACTGGTAAAAAACCTGTCTTTCAGCTTAAAACTCGTCTAGGTCGCTCTATTAGAGCTACTGGAAATCACAAATTCTTAACTATCAAAGGGTGGAAGCGACTAGATGAATTAAAAGAAGGTAACAGGTTAGCAATTCCTCGGCATATTGGCAGTTCTGCTTGTCAAACAATGACTCATCCCCAATTAGCACTTCTTGGACATTTGATTGGAGATGGATGTACTTTACCTCGTCATGCCATCCAATACACAACGAGAGAAGAGGATTTGGCTAACATAGTTACCTCTCTTTCTCTTGAAGTATTTGGTGGTGCTATCTCCCCACGGGTTAACAAAGAAAGAAACTGGTATCAGGTTTATCTTGCTTCCAGTCTACCTCTGGGTCGTAATACTAGAAATCCAGTTGCTCAATGGCTAGATTCTATGGACGCATTTGGCTTGAGGTCTTACGAAAAATTTATCCCAGTACCAGTTTTTGAACAACCCCAAGAAGCAATTGCTCTTTTCCTGCGCCATCTATGGAGTACGGATGGTTCTATTAAGCTAGTTTCAGGTAAAAGGTTACGTCCTATTGCCTACTATGCCAGCAGTAGTGAGAAGTTAGCAGCAGATGTACAATCGCTTCTGTTAAGGCTTGGCATTAACGCTCGGTTAAAAATGGTTCCACAATCTGGAAAAGGTCGAAATCAGTACCACGTAGTCATAACAGGTAAATCTGATATCGAATTATTTGCCCAACAAATTGGTGCTATAGGAAGCTATAAGTGCCAGTCCATGCAAGAAATTGTGGAGCATATTAAAACTTGTGTTGCTAATACTAATAGAGATGTAATACCAACAGAGGTTTGGAAGATGTACGCTATTCCCGCAATGCAGTTAGCTGGTATTACAACACGACAAATGCAAGCTGCTATTGGAACAGCATATTGTGGCACAACTCTTTATAAGTGCAACTTAAGTCGAGAACGTGCTTTAAGAGTAGCAGAAGCTGTCCAATCAAATGATATGGCTATCTTATCTAACAGCGATATTTACTGGGATGAAATTATCTCAATCGAGCCTGATGGTGAAGAAGAAGTTTACGATTTAACAGTTCCTAGCTTGCATAATTTTATTGCGAATAACATCATAGTCCATAACTCAATAGAACAAGATGCGGACTTAGTAATTATGTTGTACCGCGATGAATATTACACACCAGATACACCCGAACGCGGAATTGCAGAAGTAAATGTGGTTAAACACCGTAACGGTCCGACAGGAATAGTTAAACTTTTATTCGATCCACAGTTTACAAAGTTCAAAAACTTAGCCAAACCAAATCATTATTAAAGCAATAATGGGTAATTGGTAATTGGTAATGGGTAATGGGTAATTGGTAATTGGTAATTGGTAATTGGTAATTGGTAATTGGTAATTAGACAAAACTACTACCCATTACCGATTACCCATTACCGAAATTTATTTGATGTTTAGCAATTCGACATCAAAAACCAGGGTAGCGTGGGGTGGAATTACATTACCAGCACCACGAGCACCATAACCTAACTCTGAGGGGATAATTAACTGACGGCGATCGCCAATTTTCATCGTGCTCAGACCTTCATCCCAGCCCTTGATCACCTGTCCGATACCGATTTTAAACTCGAAGGGTTGGCCGCGATCGCGTGAACTATCAAACTTAGTACCATCTTCTAGAGTACCAACGTAGTGAACCACAACCGTTTGTCCTTTTTGAGGAGTCGCTCCCGTCCCCTTTGCTAACTCAACATACTTCAATCCAGAAGGGGTAGTGACGACATTCGCATCAGACATAATCTTGCTCGCTATCAGGGTATTGTTTTCATTAACAGTAGTGACCGCTGGTGGCGTTTGGGTCAACTTAGCAGCAATAGCACTATCCTGTTTACCGCCAACTTGCGCCACCACCAAAGCCACAACACAAACCAGCATGAACGCCACGCTGAGTAAAATTGATTTCAAAATCAGCCCTCTCTACTTAGGTAGTAAGGTAATACTATTACCAACAGGACACATTTTAGTTTAAATCACAAAGGACATTTCAACGCCAAAGCTTGTTTTCTAAATCGCGCACTTGACGCTCTAAACGGTCAATTCTCCCCCGCAGCTCATCCACCTCAGACTGGCGAGCAACCCCCAAATCCTGCATCATATTCCGCATTTGCCGCTGCATTTGCTCTTCCCAAGTTCCTTGCTCCGACTTTAACTGCTGTGCAATGTCATCCATTACCGCCTTGGCTTGCTCAGGATTCAGCTTCCCATCCTTGACCAATTCATCACCCACTTGGCGCAGTTTGTCTGCAACCAAAGACGTTGTGCCAATACCCAGCATCATTAGCTGCTGCAACCAGTTGTTGCTGTCCATACTCCCTTCCTCTTACTTGTTGCCAACCAGCGGACCTTTGCTCATCAATCTACCCGATCAGGCTATGCTGGAAGCGTGGTTATTCTAGCCTACAAATCTATTCTGGCAAATTTGGGAACACAAGGAATAAAACTGCGTGGTAATTGAACTACTCAAATTTAAAATTGCCCCCGAACAGCGGGAAAAGTTTATCCAGAATGATGCAGAAATTTGGACAACAGCACCGGCTTCCTCCTCCCGGACTCCTGGGTAAAATAGCTACCAACCTTCAATCAGGAAAAAAATGAGCATGAACCAGCCTGAGATCATCATCATTGCTGCTCTAGCTGCGTCAAATCGAGTCATCGGCAAAAATGGCAAGTTGCCTTGGAGCATTCCCGCCGATTCTCAGAGATTTCAGAATTTAATCATCGGTCACGCCATAATCATGGGTCGAAAAACTTGGGAATATGACCTTGAAAAGCGCCCAGCAATGGAGTGCTTCAATGTAGTTATTTCTGCCTCCACACCTGAAGATGAAATTGCCGAATTACAGCTTCAATACCCGTCTAATTTACTATTTGTAACTTCGATTCAAGAAGCCTTGCAGAAAGTCAGCCATCATCAACAGGCTTTTATTGTAGGCGGTGCTTTTATTTATAGCCAAGCATTGAATTTAGCAGATACCTGGGAACTCACTTTAGTAGAAGGAGATTTTGAAGGTGATACCTTCTTCCCTGAATATGAATTCCTGATTGGTAATCAGTTTGAAATGGTAAACCAAGAACCTCACCCAGGCTATAGATTTGAAACTTACAAACGAATTATTTAGAACCTCAGACAAGCAAAAATTTCCCCATACCTGATTAGGAAAAAATACCCCACATATAACCGTAGAACAGGCGTCTCGCCTGTTTTAGTTTTATGGCAGGCAAGACTTCGGCTTCGCTCAGTCGAACGATGCCCGCCCTACATGATTATTTAATAACTCTGAAAGAAGAATAATCAACTAAAGCAAGTACTTAGTTATACTCATAGTTACAAAATTAGCAGATGCGAGTATTATGCTTGACTGGTTATTGGTTTGGGGAGTTACTCAGGCTGTTGGATTTGTTTTTAAGCCCATTTTAGAAGACTTAGCCAAAGATGCCGCTAAAGATTGGGCTAAAGATTTATTAAAAAGCTCACTCAACAATGTTTTACTACCTAAAAAAGAACCGATAGAAATTGCTGCGGGTAAAGCACTGAAAGAATTTTTGCAACTAGTACAGCAGCAGTTAGAAGTTGCAGATATTCCCGAAGCAGAATTAAAAAACTACACCAAACCCTTAAAGCAATTTCTCAAAGATAAATCTGTTCAAGAGGTATTGGGAAGCGCCTTTAAAGAAGACTGCCAAAATATAGATAATGGCAAATTAGCAACTATCTGGAATCAGCTTAACTTATTACCACTGCCAGAAGATTTTAACTGGAAACAAGTTTCTAAGCCGTACCTCAGCAAAGTTAAAGCGATTATCCGGGAATCAGATGGTTTACGCGCTATACTAGATTCCCAAAACTTAGAAGCAATTCAGCAAAACACTCAGGCAATTGCTGGAATAATACCTAATTTTGACTTAGAGAAATATCAAGAAGGAATTAAAGAGTGCTACAGCAACATCAAATTAGATAGTTTAGATACAAGCGGTGCTGCATATAACGAACTGAAATTATGGCGAATCTTCGTCGCTCAAAATGTGCGCGAAATCCGCGAATTATTACCACAAGTCCACGAAATACCCAAAGAACATCAAAAACGCCTGCGAGAAAGTGACCAATTAGAAGCAGAAATTAAGTTAGAAGAATTAGAACGACACAAACGAGTTTATTCTGAACAACCAATCCGCCAAGTTTTAGATATTGTTAATTAGAAGCAAAGTTATAAATATATAGTAATTTTGGGAGATCCCGGTTCAGGGAAATCTACCTTGTTGCAATTCCTAGCTTTGAATTGGGCAGAATCGCCTCTCAATAATGTAATTTCTCAGCCAATACCCTTATTAATCGAATTACGCACTTATATGCGAAATCGAGAAGAGGGACATTGTAAAAACTTCCTGGAATTTTTCCATCATAGTTCTGGTGCAATTCATCATCTCAATCAACATCAATTACATGAACAGCTAAAAATTGGTAACGCTTTGGTGATGTTTGACGGCTTAGACGAAGTTTTTGATCCAGGGAAGCGAGAAGATGTAATTACAGCTATTCATCGCTTTACTAATGAATATCCTAATGTGCGGGTAATTGTGACTTCTCGCATCATCGGCTACAAACCACAACGGTTGCGAGATGCCGAGTTTAGCCACTTCATGCTGCAAGATTTAGAAACAGAACAAATTAAAGATTTTATCACCAACTGGCATAATTTAACTTTTACTGATGAAGTAGATAAAATAAAGAAACGCGAGCGATTGCAAAGGGCAATTGATACCTCAAAATCTATTAGAGAACTGGCGGGAAATCCCTTGTTACTAACTATGATGGCGATTCTAAATCGTCACCAAGAATTACCAAGAGATAGACCAGAACTTTATAACCAAGCATCGCGGGTACTGCTGCATCAATGGGATGTGGAACGCACTTTGGTAGAAGATGCGAGAATAGATTCAAAAATTATTGATTACAAAGATAAACAAGCAATGCTGCGTCAGGTTGCCTACCACATGCAGGCAAATGATCAAGGGTTATCTGGTAACTTAATTAGTGACAGTGATTTAGAAAGGGTTCTGATTAATTCTCTAAAAGTCCTAGAATTTGATAAACCCAGAGAAGTTGCAAGGGTAATGATTAACCAATTACGAACTCGCAACTTTATTTTGTGTTCTGTTGGTGCAAATTACTATGCTTTTGTTCATCGGACATTTTTAGAATATTTCTGTGGTTGGGAGTTTGTTTGGCAGTTTAAAGAAACGCAAACGCTTTCAATTGCTGACCTTAAGCAAGAAGTTTTTGGCAAACATTGGCAAGATGAGTCTTGGCATGAAGTTTTGCGCTTGATTGCGGGAATGGTTGAGCCAAGATTTGCCGGGGAGATTATAGATTATTTAATAGGTCAAAACGGAGAAGAGCAAAAATTCATCAACTTATTTTTGGCGGCTGAGTGTCTTGTAGAAGTGAGAAATTGCCAAGCAATTAAGTCAACATCTGATAAATTACTTGAGAAGCTAAAAGATTTAACTAAATACGACCTCAATTACTATTATGAACCCTATGAAGATGACGAAGAAACTGAACTGGTTCAGGAAATTCGGACTCAAGCAATTACCGCAGTTGTAACCACTTGGAAAGATGACCCCAAGACAAAATCTTGGCTAAAACAACGCGTTACCTCTAATGATGAATTTGTGCGAATTACAGCAGTCCAAGAATTAGCGCGGGGTTTCCAAGACGACGCTGACACTTTACCCTTCCTCAAACAACTGGCCACCTCTGATGATAGCGATGTGCGAATTACAGCAGTCCATGAATTAGCGCGGGGTTTCAAAGATGACGCTGACACTTTACCCTTCCTCAAACAACTCGCTAACTCTGATGATGATGTGTTTGTGCGAAGTGCAGCAGTGGAAGAATTAGCGCGGGGTTTCCAAAATGATGCTGACACTTTACCCATCCTCAAACAACTCGCTAACTCTGATGATAATTGGTATGTGCGACTTAGAGCAGTGGAAGAATTAGCGCGGGGTTTTAAAGATGATGCTGACACTTTACCCATCCTCAAACAACGCGCTACCTCTGATGATGATAGCGATGTGCGAAGTGCAGCAGTGCAAGAATTAGCGCGGGGTTTCAAAGATGAGCCGGGAATGTTTGAATTATTCTACAACTGTGCTGTCAATGACCCCTTTGAGGGTAGTGATCGTTTTTTGAGCAACAACCCTCGGCGAGTTGCACTTGAGATAATTATCAAGCAATATCCCAAGCATCCCCGAACTCTAGAACTGTTGCGCGACAGGGCAGAAAATGACCCAGATGAGAAAGTCCGCGATTTTGCTAAAAAGAAATTGGCAGAATTAGACAGTTAAAATTAGAGAAAAAGCAGACTGTGAGGAATAAGCTGTTGCGCTTTTAAGAAAGCACATCAATGGCGGGCTTTTCGTCCCACCCCCACAAGAGTTGTATTAAATGATAGTATGCAAATTACAGAATTTTCAGCTTACATCTGTCAAGACAAGTAAAGTTTATGACGAAATAGTTGATTTTATTGCTACTGGCACTATTCCCCAACCTGTCATCATTTCTCAATTTTAAAAAGTAGCAAAAGAACATTTAGAAGATTTAGTTTACGGCTCTAAAAATAATGACATAACGAAAAAATAAGTAAGATTGAGACGACTTTTTTAACATATCAAGTCGTATATAAATCCCCCTAAATCACCATTTTCAAGGTGGACTTTCATAATTTCTTGCCCCCTTTTTAAGGGGGGTTGGGGGGATCTACACGATGTGGGTAAACTCTAGAAAACTTGTGTTTACACCGTAGCTTTTTTAAGGGGGGTTGGGGGAATCTAAAGCTTTTTGATATATTACCAACAAGTTTTAAAACGTATTTTAATAAAATTTTCTCGCTTGAAAATATATTTGATGCGTCGGGGGACGCATCCTACCTGTATTTTTTTTTATTTTCAAATAAAAATTTGGTTTGCAGTGAGCGATTTATCGGTTTTTACAGGCATTTTTAGGACTAAAGTCCTTACTACGAGCTTATTATTTTAATTTCATTATTTTGCTGACGGGATTCAAATGCTGACAGATATTGCAGCGGTGACAATATGCTTCAGCATCAGCGCTACAACGAATGAGCAAATTTAGCTAACTAACGTCCCAGTATCCAGGTAACAGCTAAAAAAGCGACGCCAAATGTAATGCTAAATAACC includes the following:
- a CDS encoding replicative DNA helicase → MAEELSFKGDGSERLPPQNIEAEEAILGGILLDPEAIGRISDRLTPEAFYISAHKEIYQAALRLHAQGKPTDLLAVTSWLADNDKLTRIGGRNKLATLVDRTVSAVNIDALAGLVMEKYLRRQLIKAGGEIVHLGYETETELPIVLDQAEQKVFGVTQERPQSGLVHIADTLINNFQDIEARNQGIALPGIPCGFYDLDANTGGFQRSDLIIVAARPSMGKTAFCLNIAHNIAAGYKLPVAIFSLEMSKEQLVQRLLASEAQIESSYLRSGRLSQSQWEPLSRAIGMLSEMPIYIDDTANITVNQMRSQARRLQAEQNMQLGLIVIDYLQLMEGAGDNRVQELSKITRQLKGLARELSVPIIALSQLSRAVEARTNKRPILSDLRESGCLTGDTLVTIASSGKRVPIKELVGKSGFEVWALNEETLKLETATVNHAFSTGKKPVFQLKTRLGRSIRATGNHKFLTIKGWKRLDELKEGNRLAIPRHIGSSACQTMTHPQLALLGHLIGDGCTLPRHAIQYTTREEDLANIVTSLSLEVFGGAISPRVNKERNWYQVYLASSLPLGRNTRNPVAQWLDSMDAFGLRSYEKFIPVPVFEQPQEAIALFLRHLWSTDGSIKLVSGKRLRPIAYYASSSEKLAADVQSLLLRLGINARLKMVPQSGKGRNQYHVVITGKSDIELFAQQIGAIGSYKCQSMQEIVEHIKTCVANTNRDVIPTEVWKMYAIPAMQLAGITTRQMQAAIGTAYCGTTLYKCNLSRERALRVAEAVQSNDMAILSNSDIYWDEIISIEPDGEEEVYDLTVPSLHNFIANNIIVHNSIEQDADLVIMLYRDEYYTPDTPERGIAEVNVVKHRNGPTGIVKLLFDPQFTKFKNLAKPNHY
- a CDS encoding FKBP-type peptidyl-prolyl cis-trans isomerase, which translates into the protein MKSILLSVAFMLVCVVALVVAQVGGKQDSAIAAKLTQTPPAVTTVNENNTLIASKIMSDANVVTTPSGLKYVELAKGTGATPQKGQTVVVHYVGTLEDGTKFDSSRDRGQPFEFKIGIGQVIKGWDEGLSTMKIGDRRQLIIPSELGYGARGAGNVIPPHATLVFDVELLNIK
- a CDS encoding phasin family protein; the encoded protein is MDSNNWLQQLMMLGIGTTSLVADKLRQVGDELVKDGKLNPEQAKAVMDDIAQQLKSEQGTWEEQMQRQMRNMMQDLGVARQSEVDELRGRIDRLERQVRDLENKLWR
- a CDS encoding dihydrofolate reductase, producing MNQPEIIIIAALAASNRVIGKNGKLPWSIPADSQRFQNLIIGHAIIMGRKTWEYDLEKRPAMECFNVVISASTPEDEIAELQLQYPSNLLFVTSIQEALQKVSHHQQAFIVGGAFIYSQALNLADTWELTLVEGDFEGDTFFPEYEFLIGNQFEMVNQEPHPGYRFETYKRII